Genomic DNA from Terrirubrum flagellatum:
GATTGTTTCAATCAAAATGCGGCGTGATCCAGGGGAGGGCGATGGCTGAAATCTTCAAGGATTTGCGCAAGCGCGAATATCTCAATGCGGAGGGCGCGGACAAGCCGCTGAAAAGCCCGCTCCCGCATGAGACGCTGATGCGCGCGCGCGCTTACCGAAAAGAGCGATTGCGCCAGCAGGTCGTCGCGCATGATTGCGCGGCGATCCTGCTCTATGACCCCTGCAACATCCGCTATGCGCTCGACGTGTCGAACATGCAGGTCTGGATGCTGCATAACGCGTCGCACTACGCGCTTCTGTTCGCGGACGGCCGCGGAATCGCCTTTGAGTATCGTCGCTCCGAACATCTGGCGAAGGGCATCGAAACGGTCGACGAGATCCGCACCGCGCGCACCTGGTTCTACATGACCGCGGGCGACCGCGCCGAGGAGCGGCTCAACGCCTGGGCGGATGAGATCGTCGATGCGCTGCGCGAGCGCGGCGGCGGCAACATGCGGCTCGCCGTCGACAAGCTCGAACCGGCCGGCGTCGACGCGTTGCGGAAGCGTGGCGTGACGCTGATCGAGGGGCAGGAGGTCGCGGAGAAGGCGCGCGTCATCAAGAGTGCGGACGAGCTTGCGCTGATGCGCTGGACGATTCGCGTCTGCGAAGCCGGGATGGCGCGCATGTATGAGGCCTCGCTGCCCGGCAAGACCGAGAACGAGATCTGGGCCGAGCTCCATTTCGAGAATGCGCGCTCGGGCGGCGAATGGCTGGAGACGCGGCTTCTCGCCTGCGGCCGTCGCACCAATCCCTGGTTCCAGGAATCGTCCGATGCGGTGTGCGAAGAAGGCGCGATGCTTGCATTCGACACCGACATGATCGGACCCTACGGCTATTGCGCCGACCTCTCGCGCTCATGGACCATCGGCCATGTCAGGCAGTCGCCGCGACAGCGGACTGACTACGCTGCGGCGCGCGAACAGATCGAACATAATGTCAGCGTGCTCCGCGCAGGCATGCCCTTCTCCGAATTCCATGAGAAGTGCTGGAAAATCCCTGAGAAGTATCGCGCCTGCCGTTATGGGCTTGCGC
This window encodes:
- a CDS encoding Xaa-Pro peptidase family protein; the protein is MAEIFKDLRKREYLNAEGADKPLKSPLPHETLMRARAYRKERLRQQVVAHDCAAILLYDPCNIRYALDVSNMQVWMLHNASHYALLFADGRGIAFEYRRSEHLAKGIETVDEIRTARTWFYMTAGDRAEERLNAWADEIVDALRERGGGNMRLAVDKLEPAGVDALRKRGVTLIEGQEVAEKARVIKSADELALMRWTIRVCEAGMARMYEASLPGKTENEIWAELHFENARSGGEWLETRLLACGRRTNPWFQESSDAVCEEGAMLAFDTDMIGPYGYCADLSRSWTIGHVRQSPRQRTDYAAAREQIEHNVSVLRAGMPFSEFHEKCWKIPEKYRACRYGLALHGVGMADEWPSVPNHIDAERAYAGRLEENMVVCVESLIGEENGPECIKLETQVLITANGAEPLDSFPYEEI